One Edaphobacter flagellatus genomic region harbors:
- a CDS encoding DinB family protein: protein MSNISAWFERRFDFAFPAELLPNTLARLRGTPARLDEILRNRPQTVLTEKSEGKWSAQEHAGHLVDLEPLWLARVNDYVAGADQLTPTDLQNRKTDEANHNGSALEDILFRFRTHRIQLLNRIAQLDNEPFRRTIPHPRMKTPMRLVDHLYFVAEHDDHHLAKIWQHVSKPL from the coding sequence ATGAGCAACATATCTGCCTGGTTTGAGCGCCGTTTTGACTTTGCCTTTCCTGCCGAGCTTCTGCCGAATACGCTTGCGCGTCTACGCGGCACGCCGGCTCGGCTCGATGAGATTCTTCGCAACCGGCCGCAGACCGTGCTGACGGAAAAGTCAGAGGGCAAATGGTCGGCACAGGAGCATGCTGGCCACCTTGTCGATCTGGAACCGCTGTGGCTCGCGCGCGTCAACGACTATGTCGCCGGAGCCGATCAGCTTACGCCAACCGATCTGCAGAACCGCAAGACGGATGAAGCCAACCATAACGGCAGCGCACTTGAAGATATCCTCTTCCGTTTTCGCACGCATCGCATCCAACTGCTCAACCGCATCGCGCAGCTCGATAACGAGCCTTTTAGGCGCACGATTCCGCATCCACGCATGAAGACGCCGATGCGCCTGGTCGACCACCTCTACTTTGTCGCAGAACACGACGACCATCACCTGGCGAAGATATGGCAGCACGTTAGCAAACCGCTCTGA
- a CDS encoding serine hydrolase domain-containing protein: MRLITATFLLLVTAGLHAAGPTLPTIRRLDGKKITVAEADALARRVLAENHVAGAEIAVINDGQLAWIGAYGVRDMQLHLAMQPDTTTWAASITKSVFATYVMQLSEQGVIPLDTPVAQLLPKPLDSYADYHDTASELVRDPRYAQITPRMLLAHTSGLANFAYLETDKKMHLHFTPGSQFAYSGDGINLLQLVVEQKMQKPLQALMQEAIFTPLAMRQTSLVWNAAFGGNVADRYDADGKFISHTRRDNARAAGSMTTSAQDLANFTTALLAKPKTGTATRIARDLAGMPLSDTGTPVFAPLLKPDTFKQMLTPVIQIDTLHQFPTFDAEKGTEAPAVGLAYGLGWGLLTKTAFGPAFFKEGHGDGAQNYMICFTKRRDCMIILTNSDNGEPAFRPLLEGILGDTATPWTWEGYTREGILASREKH; encoded by the coding sequence ATGCGACTCATCACTGCTACTTTCCTTCTGCTTGTCACTGCCGGACTTCATGCCGCCGGCCCCACGCTGCCGACGATCCGCCGTCTTGATGGCAAAAAGATTACCGTCGCTGAAGCCGACGCGCTCGCACGGCGCGTACTGGCCGAAAATCATGTCGCAGGCGCAGAGATTGCCGTCATCAACGACGGACAGCTTGCGTGGATCGGCGCGTATGGCGTCCGCGATATGCAGCTTCATCTCGCCATGCAGCCCGACACGACGACGTGGGCCGCTTCGATCACGAAGAGCGTCTTCGCCACCTATGTGATGCAGCTATCAGAGCAGGGCGTGATTCCGCTCGACACGCCGGTTGCGCAGCTGTTGCCCAAGCCGCTCGACAGCTACGCCGACTATCACGACACGGCATCGGAGCTGGTGCGCGATCCGCGCTACGCGCAGATAACGCCGCGCATGCTGCTGGCACATACTTCAGGTCTCGCGAACTTTGCCTACCTGGAGACGGACAAGAAGATGCATCTGCACTTCACGCCGGGCTCACAGTTTGCGTACTCGGGCGACGGTATCAATCTGCTGCAGCTTGTAGTCGAGCAGAAGATGCAGAAGCCACTGCAGGCGCTGATGCAGGAGGCCATCTTCACACCGCTCGCCATGCGCCAGACTTCGCTGGTTTGGAATGCGGCCTTCGGCGGCAACGTTGCCGATCGCTACGATGCTGACGGCAAATTCATTTCGCACACACGACGAGACAACGCACGCGCTGCGGGTTCTATGACGACCTCAGCGCAGGATCTCGCCAACTTCACCACCGCTCTGTTAGCCAAACCAAAGACTGGCACAGCGACACGCATCGCGCGTGACCTGGCAGGCATGCCGCTCAGCGACACCGGCACACCGGTCTTTGCGCCGCTGCTGAAGCCCGACACGTTCAAGCAGATGCTGACGCCCGTCATCCAGATCGATACGCTGCATCAGTTCCCGACGTTCGATGCAGAGAAGGGCACCGAAGCCCCAGCTGTCGGGTTAGCGTATGGATTGGGCTGGGGCCTGCTGACGAAGACAGCCTTCGGTCCGGCCTTCTTCAAGGAAGGCCACGGCGACGGCGCGCAGAACTATATGATCTGCTTCACCAAACGCCGCGACTGCATGATCATTCTCACCAACAGCGACAACGGAGAGCCGGCATTCCGTCCGCTGCTCGAAGGCATCCTCGGCGACACGGCGACACCCTGGACGTGGGAGGGCTATACCCGCGAAGGGATTCTGGCTTCGCGTGAAAAACATTGA
- a CDS encoding APC family permease: MSWFDVVLGKPLATSEERAEHIGPVSGIPVFGLDALSSAAYGPEAALTLLIPLGLLGLPYIVPISLAIIGLLVIVYFSYCQTIDAYPHGGGSYTVASENLGENAGLLAAAALLIDYILNSAVGISAGVGALVSAFPRFESHRLLLCLVILAILTLINMRGVKDTGTAFLVPTYLFLGTLLLVLGVGAVRAFAANGHPAPVTMPPHLPMATATVSLWLLLKVFASGCTALTGVEAVSNGVMAFRDPTQKNAKRTLTIIILLLMIFLAGIALLCRAYSIGATDPSGAGYESVLSQLIAAVMGRGWFYYVSMGSILSVLALSANTSFADFPRLTRAIALHDYLPHVFIVRGRRLLYSHGIYALVGFTALLLIMFGGITDRLIPLFAIGAFLAFTLSQAGMVMHWKRAPGKGTHARMVINGVGALATGITLLVVLVAKLREGAWVTALMVLLLIVLMKSVKRHYQSVDQEIAVDHPLCLDNMAAPLVIVPLDRWTRITEKGLRFALKISDHVQAVHVDAEECSDVVKEMWQRNVVAPVSASGRIVPELIFLNSPYRFVLSPLVDYILEVERKHPDRQIAVLVPELIVKHWYQTPMHNQRAQVLKLMLLVRGNQRITVINIPWYL; this comes from the coding sequence ATGTCCTGGTTTGACGTTGTACTTGGTAAGCCTCTGGCAACAAGCGAAGAGCGCGCCGAACATATTGGCCCTGTCAGCGGAATCCCCGTCTTCGGTCTCGACGCCCTCAGCTCGGCTGCATATGGCCCTGAAGCCGCGCTGACCCTGCTGATCCCGCTCGGCCTGCTGGGACTTCCGTATATCGTTCCCATCAGCCTCGCCATCATCGGCCTGCTGGTCATTGTCTACTTCTCCTACTGCCAGACGATCGACGCCTACCCGCACGGCGGAGGCAGCTACACGGTCGCGTCCGAAAACCTGGGCGAGAACGCCGGTCTGCTCGCCGCTGCCGCCCTGCTGATCGACTACATCCTCAACTCCGCCGTCGGCATCTCGGCGGGCGTAGGCGCGCTCGTCTCCGCGTTCCCCAGGTTCGAGTCGCACCGTCTGCTGCTCTGCCTTGTTATCCTCGCCATCCTCACTCTGATCAACATGCGCGGCGTCAAAGACACCGGCACAGCTTTCCTCGTGCCGACATACCTCTTTCTCGGCACGCTGCTGCTGGTGCTCGGCGTCGGCGCCGTACGAGCATTCGCCGCCAACGGGCATCCAGCGCCTGTCACCATGCCTCCGCACCTGCCGATGGCGACAGCGACGGTTTCGCTGTGGCTGCTGTTGAAGGTCTTCGCCAGCGGCTGCACCGCGCTCACCGGCGTTGAAGCCGTCAGCAACGGCGTAATGGCCTTCCGCGATCCGACGCAGAAAAACGCCAAACGCACACTGACTATCATCATCCTGTTGCTGATGATCTTCCTCGCCGGAATCGCGCTGCTCTGCCGCGCTTACTCCATCGGTGCAACAGACCCAAGCGGCGCAGGCTACGAGAGCGTGCTCTCCCAGCTGATCGCCGCCGTCATGGGACGCGGCTGGTTCTACTACGTCTCCATGGGATCGATTCTCAGTGTGCTCGCGCTCTCGGCAAACACATCATTTGCCGATTTCCCCCGCCTGACGCGTGCCATCGCGCTGCACGACTATCTACCGCACGTCTTTATCGTTCGCGGACGCCGTCTGCTCTACTCGCACGGCATCTACGCGCTGGTAGGATTCACCGCGCTGCTGCTGATCATGTTCGGCGGCATCACCGACCGCCTGATTCCACTCTTCGCCATCGGCGCCTTCCTCGCCTTCACGCTCTCGCAGGCAGGCATGGTTATGCACTGGAAGCGTGCGCCCGGTAAAGGAACGCACGCACGCATGGTCATCAACGGCGTTGGTGCGCTGGCCACAGGCATCACGCTGCTCGTGGTGCTCGTAGCGAAGCTCCGAGAAGGCGCATGGGTGACGGCGCTGATGGTGCTGCTGCTGATCGTCCTCATGAAGTCGGTGAAGCGCCACTACCAGAGTGTGGACCAGGAGATCGCCGTCGACCATCCGCTCTGCCTCGACAATATGGCTGCACCGCTGGTCATCGTGCCCCTCGACCGCTGGACCCGCATCACGGAAAAAGGCCTCCGCTTCGCACTCAAGATCAGCGATCACGTGCAAGCCGTGCACGTCGATGCCGAAGAGTGCTCCGACGTCGTCAAGGAGATGTGGCAGCGCAACGTCGTTGCGCCGGTGAGTGCCTCGGGACGCATCGTGCCGGAGCTGATCTTCCTCAACTCGCCGTATCGCTTTGTGCTGTCGCCGCTGGTTGACTACATCCTCGAAGTGGAGCGAAAGCATCCCGACCGCCAGATCGCCGTGCTCGTGCCGGAGCTGATCGTCAAGCATTGGTACCAGACACCGATGCACAACCAGCGCGCGCAGGTATTGAAGCTGATGTTGCTGGTGCGCGGCAATCAACGCATCACCGTGATCAATATTCCCTGGTATTTGTAG